A part of Bacillus thuringiensis genomic DNA contains:
- a CDS encoding serine hydrolase domain-containing protein, which yields MLNSYINSFLYKNAEKFNGTILIAHKEETLYNQSFGKANYNWDIPNTSTTKFRIGSITKIFTAVSILMLVEEEKLQLHDTLDRFIPNFPNGNQIMIKHLLNHTAGVGNITAQHDFLLQSLQPRTPDELIQWIIACPFESRPGETFNYSNSGYIILGKIIEVISGMSYEEFLKKRIFYPLSIINTGVDLNHFIQKHKATGYELHPNHGLQNAAFIHMSNSYSAGGLVSTAEDLYKFDKALKKNRLLSSMMTSRMFTAESYGYGYGWNIAMTEKNNKLIFHHGGINGFTSSYLRLIDKEATIIILSNVSTLLTSILANEIASYIESNF from the coding sequence TTGTTAAATTCATATATCAATTCATTCTTATATAAAAATGCCGAAAAATTTAACGGAACAATTTTAATAGCCCATAAAGAAGAGACTCTTTATAATCAATCATTTGGAAAAGCTAATTATAATTGGGACATACCTAATACATCTACAACGAAGTTTCGTATCGGATCCATAACTAAAATCTTCACAGCAGTTTCAATTTTAATGCTTGTGGAAGAAGAAAAATTACAGCTACATGATACTTTAGATCGATTCATTCCAAATTTCCCAAACGGAAATCAAATTATGATCAAGCATTTATTAAATCATACTGCTGGAGTCGGTAATATTACTGCTCAACATGACTTTTTATTACAATCTTTACAGCCTCGAACACCGGATGAATTAATACAATGGATTATTGCATGTCCCTTTGAATCTAGACCTGGTGAAACATTCAATTATTCGAATTCAGGTTATATTATACTAGGAAAAATTATTGAAGTTATAAGTGGCATGTCTTATGAGGAATTTCTTAAAAAGAGGATTTTCTACCCACTCTCTATAATAAACACAGGTGTTGATTTGAATCATTTCATTCAAAAACATAAAGCAACTGGGTATGAGTTACATCCAAATCACGGCCTACAGAACGCAGCATTTATTCATATGTCCAATTCATATTCAGCTGGTGGATTAGTTTCTACAGCCGAAGATTTATATAAATTTGATAAAGCGCTAAAAAAAAATCGCTTATTATCAAGTATGATGACGTCTCGTATGTTTACTGCAGAATCTTACGGATATGGTTACGGTTGGAATATTGCTATGACTGAAAAAAATAATAAACTTATATTCCATCACGGCGGAATTAACGGCTTTACGTCCTCCTATTTACGATTAATTGACAAAGAGGCTACAATCATCATTTTAAGCAATGTATCTACACTATTAACATCGATTCTTGCTAATGAAATAGCTTCTTATATAGAAAGTAATTTTTAA
- a CDS encoding LytTR family DNA-binding domain-containing protein produces the protein MEDKTLGLLLDVVGELFSDEISIAVSNTKEYIYYRPSKRIDLKISAGDPIKEGTIAHKAMVTNQKTSEFINRDVFGIPYHGMAVPFSNNGKLEGCVTAIYPALTDGKSVVTLKTTDGWIPVPFSKVMYLEAKDKKTYVNSEELTGTHKYSLQEFEYLLPKDSFIRCHRAFIVNVNHIKAIYPDTHSTFVLSMDNGERVPVSQSYASYFRKLLGF, from the coding sequence ATGGAAGATAAAACATTAGGTTTACTATTAGATGTTGTTGGGGAATTATTTTCAGATGAAATTTCGATTGCTGTATCGAATACGAAAGAATATATATACTATCGGCCAAGTAAACGAATTGATTTAAAGATTAGCGCCGGTGATCCTATAAAGGAAGGCACGATTGCTCATAAAGCAATGGTGACGAACCAAAAAACTTCTGAGTTTATTAACCGGGATGTTTTTGGTATTCCTTATCATGGTATGGCCGTACCATTCTCAAATAATGGAAAGCTTGAAGGTTGCGTGACAGCTATTTACCCAGCTTTAACGGATGGAAAGTCAGTCGTTACTTTAAAAACAACGGACGGTTGGATTCCGGTCCCTTTTTCAAAGGTGATGTATTTAGAGGCGAAAGATAAAAAGACGTATGTGAATTCAGAAGAGTTAACAGGCACACATAAATACTCTCTGCAAGAATTCGAATACTTGCTTCCGAAAGATTCATTTATTAGATGCCACCGTGCCTTTATTGTAAATGTTAATCATATTAAAGCGATTTATCCTGATACGCATTCTACTTTTGTACTTTCGATGGATAACGGAGAGAGGGTACCAGTTAGTCAATCATACGCCAGTTATTTTCGTAAGCTTCTAGGATTCTAA
- a CDS encoding acetyl-CoA hydrolase/transferase family protein, translated as MENNLDRIRDQRLKNRVVTPEEAASWIESGMTLGLSGFTRAGDVKAVPFALVNRVKNDKSFKVNVYTGASLGSDVDKLFAEAGILRKRLPFQADATMRKGINNGDFLFVDQHLSHTAELLRADVMDIDFAILEAVGITEDGMIIPTTSIGNSLAFSLNAKSIIIEMNMAQSAQLEGLHDLYEPGKQGERLPIPLVKTDDRIGTIGIPIDVEKVKGIVFTNQLDSPSTIVPPDEETVIMAQHLIEFLRKEVKVGRLTNRLAPLQSGIGSVANAVLHGMLDSEFEDLEVYSEVLQDAVFDLMDAGKVNFASCCSITLSEEKMQQVFSNFEKYRAKLMMRPQEISNHPEIIRRLGLISINTALELDIYGNVNSTHVLGTKMMNGIGGSGDFARNARLAIFVTKSIAKGGNISSIVPFVSHVDHTEHDVDVIVTEQGYADLRGLAPRERVELIIENCVHPMYRDQLRAYYEEAQTRGGQTPHVLEKAFSWHTNYAKNGTMLEGVVETV; from the coding sequence ATGGAGAATAATTTGGATAGAATTAGGGATCAACGTCTGAAAAATCGCGTAGTTACACCTGAAGAAGCAGCTTCATGGATTGAAAGTGGAATGACTTTAGGCTTAAGTGGGTTTACACGTGCAGGTGATGTGAAAGCAGTCCCATTTGCGCTTGTAAACCGAGTTAAGAATGATAAATCTTTTAAAGTAAATGTTTATACTGGTGCCTCTTTAGGTTCTGATGTAGATAAATTATTTGCGGAAGCAGGAATTTTAAGGAAAAGATTACCCTTCCAAGCTGATGCGACTATGCGAAAAGGAATTAATAACGGAGACTTTTTATTTGTGGATCAGCACTTATCTCATACAGCAGAGTTACTTCGTGCTGACGTTATGGATATAGATTTCGCTATTTTGGAAGCGGTTGGGATTACTGAAGACGGAATGATTATTCCAACGACTTCAATTGGAAATTCCTTAGCATTTTCCTTAAATGCTAAGTCCATTATCATTGAAATGAATATGGCTCAATCCGCGCAGCTAGAAGGGCTACATGATTTATATGAACCAGGTAAACAAGGGGAAAGGCTACCAATTCCGCTCGTAAAAACGGATGATCGAATTGGAACAATTGGCATTCCGATTGATGTTGAAAAAGTGAAAGGGATTGTGTTTACGAACCAACTGGACTCACCATCGACAATTGTTCCTCCGGATGAAGAAACTGTTATTATGGCACAGCATTTAATAGAGTTCCTTCGAAAAGAAGTAAAAGTAGGTCGATTAACAAATCGTTTAGCACCGCTACAATCGGGAATTGGTTCAGTGGCCAACGCAGTTCTTCATGGAATGTTAGATTCCGAGTTTGAAGATTTAGAAGTGTATTCTGAGGTGTTACAGGATGCGGTCTTTGATCTTATGGATGCTGGGAAAGTCAATTTTGCTTCCTGCTGCTCAATTACGCTTTCTGAAGAGAAAATGCAACAAGTATTTTCCAATTTTGAAAAATATCGTGCCAAATTAATGATGCGCCCGCAAGAGATTTCTAATCACCCTGAAATCATTCGCCGCCTTGGATTAATCTCGATTAATACGGCTTTGGAATTAGATATATACGGAAATGTTAACTCTACTCACGTTTTAGGCACAAAGATGATGAATGGTATTGGTGGTTCTGGTGATTTTGCGAGAAATGCACGTCTAGCTATCTTTGTTACTAAATCGATTGCAAAAGGTGGTAACATTTCAAGTATCGTTCCTTTCGTTTCTCATGTAGATCATACGGAACATGATGTAGATGTTATCGTCACTGAACAAGGGTATGCTGACCTAAGAGGATTAGCGCCAAGAGAAAGAGTGGAACTAATTATTGAGAATTGCGTACATCCAATGTATCGTGACCAGCTAAGAGCTTATTACGAAGAAGCACAAACAAGAGGTGGACAAACTCCTCATGTTTTAGAAAAAGCTTTTTCTTGGCATACGAATTATGCTAAAAATGGAACAATGCTTGAAGGGGTAGTAGAAACTGTTTAG
- a CDS encoding GNAT family N-acetyltransferase — protein MKIRKALLSEANELSELALHSKATWKYSEAFILACKEDLTITEEYINNNFVYVLENDNTKIGFFTFLRNDKALDFLYIHPRYKGNGYGKIMWKFVIEQANELGIKSFTIDSDPNAKGFYLKMGAKLIGETPSTVFKGRLLPLLKYDV, from the coding sequence ATGAAGATAAGAAAAGCGTTATTAAGTGAAGCAAATGAATTAAGTGAACTCGCATTACACTCAAAAGCAACGTGGAAATATAGTGAAGCATTCATACTTGCTTGTAAGGAAGATTTAACAATTACAGAAGAGTACATAAATAATAATTTTGTATATGTTTTAGAAAACGATAATACGAAGATTGGGTTTTTCACATTTTTACGTAATGATAAAGCTCTCGACTTTTTATACATTCATCCTCGTTACAAAGGGAATGGATATGGCAAAATAATGTGGAAGTTTGTAATAGAGCAAGCAAATGAACTAGGAATAAAAAGTTTTACGATTGATAGTGATCCGAATGCAAAAGGGTTTTACTTGAAGATGGGAGCAAAATTAATCGGGGAAACACCATCAACGGTTTTTAAGGGGCGATTACTACCTCTTTTGAAATATGATGTGTAA
- a CDS encoding YunG family protein, with protein sequence MDDVKAKRIYEALIKSWSIETSSKWTLENPAKGQCGVTALVVQDICGGKIKKTKIGEVWHFYNCINGQRLDFTETQFSRKLNYLDEKSNREEAFADTNEKQYSILKKKIMKEFKLSFDS encoded by the coding sequence ATGGATGACGTAAAGGCAAAAAGAATATATGAAGCACTAATAAAATCGTGGTCGATTGAAACAAGTTCAAAGTGGACTCTTGAAAATCCAGCAAAGGGACAGTGTGGTGTAACGGCTTTAGTCGTTCAAGATATATGCGGAGGAAAAATTAAGAAGACAAAAATAGGGGAGGTGTGGCACTTTTATAACTGTATAAATGGACAGAGGTTGGATTTTACAGAGACTCAATTCAGTCGGAAATTGAATTATTTGGATGAGAAATCAAATCGAGAAGAAGCATTTGCAGATACAAATGAAAAACAATATAGCATTTTGAAGAAAAAGATAATGAAAGAATTCAAATTATCTTTTGACTCTTAA
- a CDS encoding bifunctional S-methyl-5'-thioadenosine deaminase/S-adenosylhomocysteine deaminase produces the protein MKGEILLKTTYVNATIVTMNEQNEVMENGYIIVENDQIIDVKSGEFTNDFAVDEVIDMKGKWVLPGLINTHTHVVMSLLRGIGDDMLLQPWLETRIWPLESQFTPELAVASTELGLLEMVKSGTTSFSDMFNPIGVDQDAIMETVSRSGMRAAVSRTLFSFGTKEDEKKAIEEAEKYVKRYYNESGMLTTMVAPHSPYTCSTELLEECARIAVENQTMVHIHLSETEREVRDIEAQYGKRPVEYAASCGLFKRPTVIAHGVVLNENERVFLAEHDVRVAHNPNSNLKLGSGIANVKAMLEAGMKVGIATDSVASNNNLDMFEEMRIATLLQKGIHQDATALPVETALTLATKGAAEVIGMKQTGSLEVGKCADFITIDPSNKPHLQPADEVLSHFVYAASGKDISDVIINGKRVVWNGECKTLDEERIIFEASRYKRGLQR, from the coding sequence TTGAAAGGGGAAATACTTTTGAAAACAACTTATGTAAACGCTACAATTGTAACGATGAATGAACAAAACGAAGTGATGGAAAATGGATATATCATTGTAGAAAATGATCAAATTATAGATGTAAAGAGCGGAGAATTCACTAATGATTTTGCAGTAGATGAAGTAATTGACATGAAAGGAAAGTGGGTTTTACCAGGGCTTATAAATACACATACACATGTTGTAATGAGTCTCTTAAGAGGTATTGGCGATGATATGTTATTACAGCCATGGCTGGAGACGAGAATTTGGCCACTGGAAAGTCAGTTTACTCCAGAGCTTGCGGTCGCTAGCACGGAATTAGGATTACTTGAAATGGTGAAAAGTGGTACAACATCATTTTCTGACATGTTTAATCCAATTGGAGTAGATCAAGATGCAATTATGGAAACGGTATCAAGGAGTGGAATGCGAGCTGCTGTTTCAAGAACTTTATTTAGCTTCGGAACGAAGGAAGATGAAAAGAAAGCAATTGAAGAAGCTGAGAAATATGTGAAGCGTTACTATAACGAAAGTGGCATGTTAACTACGATGGTTGCACCGCATAGTCCATATACATGTTCTACTGAACTGTTAGAAGAATGTGCACGTATTGCAGTAGAAAATCAAACGATGGTTCATATTCATCTTTCGGAAACAGAGCGTGAAGTACGTGATATTGAAGCACAGTACGGAAAGCGTCCAGTCGAATATGCAGCAAGTTGTGGGTTGTTTAAACGCCCAACAGTTATTGCACACGGTGTAGTATTAAATGAAAATGAGCGTGTATTTTTAGCAGAACATGATGTTCGAGTAGCACATAACCCGAATAGTAATTTAAAACTAGGTTCTGGTATAGCGAATGTAAAAGCGATGCTAGAAGCAGGAATGAAAGTAGGAATTGCAACAGATAGTGTTGCATCTAACAACAATTTAGATATGTTTGAAGAAATGCGTATAGCGACTTTACTACAAAAAGGTATTCACCAAGATGCAACAGCGTTACCAGTTGAAACTGCTCTTACACTTGCGACTAAAGGAGCTGCTGAAGTAATCGGCATGAAACAAACAGGATCACTTGAGGTTGGAAAGTGTGCTGATTTTATTACGATTGACCCATCTAATAAGCCGCATTTACAACCAGCAGATGAAGTATTATCGCACTTTGTATATGCAGCTAGTGGAAAAGATATAAGCGATGTAATTATTAACGGAAAACGTGTCGTTTGGAATGGTGAATGTAAAACGTTAGATGAAGAGCGTATTATATTTGAAGCAAGTCGTTATAAACGAGGTTTACAAAGATAG
- a CDS encoding peptide ABC transporter substrate-binding protein → MKRKKSHLMVMALVTTLLLTACNNKANKSDTEAKKQVLNVTVAEEIPSLDTAKTMDGTSTHVMQNIFEGLYVLDDQDQPIPAVAKSFQRSEDGKKYTFNLRKDAKWSNGDSVTANDFIFAWKRAINPETASQYAYMLFHVKNAKEINKGTMPLDNLGVKAINDYKLEVELEQPIPYFLQLLALPIYLPQHESFLKEQGKNYALEPSNLIYNGPFVLEKWKHEQEFQLKKNATYWDQKKVKLDEINFQIVKDTMTAVNLYEAGDLDRVPINSQFVDKYKGNKELHMSSDPGIAMLRFNEKNSALANKKVRQSISLALNKEDFVANFINNGAKSASGLVPVGHVNEETGKDFRKENGDLSSYDLQNAKKIWKEAKKELGVEQVNLEFLTFEQDNAKRMAEYIKGDLEKNLHGLTIQIKQQPFKQKLQLEQTGDYDITMANWGPDYKDPISYLELFTTGNPNNKMNYSNARYDELIKKAKTDFVLEPEKRWGALLEAEQVLLEDAAVAPLYHIGSAYVQKDYVKGIEKHQFGGVYTYKNAYIIKE, encoded by the coding sequence ATGAAGCGAAAAAAGAGCCATTTAATGGTAATGGCACTTGTTACAACTTTATTATTAACAGCTTGTAATAATAAAGCGAATAAAAGTGACACTGAGGCAAAAAAACAAGTATTAAATGTAACAGTAGCAGAAGAAATTCCTTCTCTTGATACTGCGAAAACAATGGATGGTACATCAACACACGTTATGCAAAACATATTTGAAGGTTTGTATGTATTAGATGATCAAGATCAGCCTATTCCAGCAGTAGCAAAATCGTTCCAAAGAAGTGAAGATGGTAAAAAATATACATTTAATTTGCGTAAAGATGCAAAATGGTCAAATGGAGACAGTGTGACAGCAAATGATTTTATATTTGCATGGAAACGTGCAATTAATCCTGAAACAGCGTCTCAATATGCGTACATGCTCTTTCATGTGAAAAATGCGAAAGAAATTAATAAAGGAACAATGCCTCTTGATAACCTTGGCGTTAAAGCAATAAATGATTATAAGTTAGAAGTGGAACTCGAACAGCCAATTCCGTATTTTTTACAGTTGTTAGCACTGCCGATATACTTACCACAGCATGAATCATTTTTGAAAGAACAAGGAAAGAATTATGCATTGGAACCTAGTAATCTCATATATAACGGGCCATTTGTATTAGAGAAATGGAAGCATGAACAAGAGTTTCAATTAAAGAAGAATGCTACATATTGGGATCAAAAGAAAGTGAAATTAGACGAGATAAACTTTCAGATTGTAAAGGATACAATGACGGCTGTTAATTTATACGAAGCTGGTGATTTAGACCGGGTGCCTATTAATTCTCAATTTGTAGACAAGTATAAAGGGAATAAGGAATTACATATGTCGAGTGATCCTGGAATTGCTATGCTACGTTTTAATGAGAAAAATAGTGCGTTAGCAAATAAAAAGGTGCGTCAATCTATTTCATTAGCGTTAAATAAAGAGGACTTTGTTGCTAACTTTATTAATAATGGGGCAAAATCTGCAAGCGGACTTGTACCAGTTGGTCATGTAAACGAAGAGACTGGTAAAGATTTTAGAAAAGAAAACGGAGATCTGTCTTCATATGATTTGCAAAATGCAAAAAAGATTTGGAAAGAAGCGAAAAAAGAGCTTGGAGTAGAGCAAGTAAACCTCGAGTTTTTAACGTTTGAACAAGATAATGCAAAACGTATGGCAGAATATATAAAAGGTGACTTAGAAAAGAATTTGCATGGATTAACGATACAAATTAAACAACAGCCATTTAAGCAAAAATTACAGTTAGAACAAACCGGGGATTATGATATAACTATGGCAAATTGGGGACCTGATTATAAAGACCCAATTAGTTATTTAGAGCTATTTACGACGGGTAATCCAAATAATAAAATGAATTACTCTAATGCTCGTTACGATGAATTAATAAAGAAAGCGAAAACTGATTTTGTACTAGAACCAGAGAAACGATGGGGAGCATTGCTAGAAGCTGAGCAAGTATTATTAGAAGATGCAGCTGTAGCACCGCTGTATCATATTGGTTCAGCATATGTACAAAAGGATTACGTAAAGGGAATTGAAAAGCATCAATTTGGTGGTGTTTATACTTATAAGAATGCTTATATAATTAAGGAGTAA
- a CDS encoding GNAT family N-acetyltransferase: MFPILKTDRLILRELTEEDAPGILQCFSNTDVLRYYGQKPLQDVDQVKQVIHNFKLSYNARSGIKWGIELKDKKELIGTIGFHDWSSEHKRANISYAFLPEHWGNGYATEAVSEVISYGFHTIHLKRIGAIVFLENEASNKVLLKLGFEKEGVLKNYMYQDDIPYDTNFYSLLKSV; encoded by the coding sequence ATGTTTCCTATATTGAAAACCGACCGACTCATTTTACGAGAACTTACCGAAGAAGATGCACCGGGTATACTACAATGCTTTTCTAATACTGATGTACTGCGCTATTATGGCCAAAAACCATTACAAGATGTTGATCAAGTAAAACAAGTCATTCATAACTTTAAGCTCAGTTACAATGCAAGAAGCGGTATAAAATGGGGAATCGAATTAAAAGACAAGAAAGAACTCATTGGAACAATCGGGTTTCATGATTGGTCTTCTGAGCATAAACGAGCCAATATAAGTTATGCCTTTCTTCCTGAACACTGGGGAAATGGATATGCTACTGAAGCTGTTTCTGAGGTTATATCATACGGTTTCCATACCATTCATTTAAAGCGTATCGGGGCAATTGTATTTCTTGAAAATGAGGCTTCCAATAAAGTTCTATTAAAATTAGGTTTTGAAAAAGAAGGAGTTCTAAAAAATTATATGTATCAAGATGATATTCCATATGATACGAATTTTTATTCTTTATTAAAATCGGTTTAA
- a CDS encoding response regulator transcription factor: MEKNSILIVDDDQDIVRFVNANLMQEGFKVFSAHNGEEALEIINNNSIQLAILDIMMPQMDGIELCRRIREKHSLPIMFLSAKSSDLDKVVGFSTGADDYIVKPFSTIEFIARVKAQLRRYTYFNQNAVQGIEKKINIRGLEIDEVSRTVMLYGETINLTRTEYDILYLMAAAKNRVFTIEEIYESVWKERAYESNNTVMVHIARLRNKIEENPKEPKFIQNVWGVGYKIED; encoded by the coding sequence ATGGAGAAAAACTCAATTTTAATTGTAGATGATGATCAAGATATTGTTCGATTTGTTAACGCGAATTTAATGCAAGAAGGTTTTAAAGTTTTTAGTGCTCATAATGGAGAAGAGGCTTTAGAAATAATAAATAATAACAGTATTCAACTTGCTATTCTGGATATTATGATGCCACAAATGGATGGTATAGAATTGTGTAGAAGAATTAGAGAGAAACATAGTTTACCAATTATGTTTTTAAGTGCAAAATCATCGGACTTAGATAAAGTCGTTGGATTTAGTACTGGAGCAGATGATTATATTGTGAAGCCGTTCAGTACAATTGAATTTATAGCGAGAGTGAAAGCTCAATTAAGAAGGTATACATATTTCAATCAAAATGCTGTCCAAGGAATAGAAAAGAAAATAAACATTAGAGGTCTAGAAATAGATGAAGTGTCTAGAACAGTAATGTTATATGGAGAAACCATCAATCTTACGAGAACTGAATATGATATTTTGTACTTAATGGCCGCTGCAAAGAATCGTGTATTTACTATTGAAGAAATATATGAGAGCGTTTGGAAAGAAAGGGCCTATGAAAGTAATAATACAGTAATGGTTCATATTGCAAGATTAAGAAATAAAATTGAAGAGAATCCAAAAGAGCCGAAGTTTATTCAAAATGTTTGGGGAGTCGGATATAAAATTGAAGATTAA
- a CDS encoding sensor histidine kinase — translation MKIKSFQGIRAKFFIAFICSILLATVSIITFQILIGNIYGQVTELEKKYSFLYLIAFLTFTTIYFAFMTKTMMKRLSEINKSVKQISSGNFEIHIPISKNDEIGELAANVNRMAKSLKESIENEKKSQEMKTEMISNISHDLRTPVTSLIGYADLLGNQLHSNREECEQYVSILKRKSYELKNQVDDLLEYCQINYREIELHKSVVNMKAFIEQIMIDFVPQLDDADMSFCINGDKELHVEMDVALMVRLFENVISNSIMYGKDGKEIFIQVSKRGMNVEIEIKNFGQCISNESLPYVFKKFYRGEKSRSSHTGGKGMGLAIARSIAELHKGDITVCSNEKETVFTTVLPHYQEL, via the coding sequence TTGAAGATTAAATCATTCCAAGGCATTAGAGCTAAGTTTTTTATCGCATTCATATGTAGCATCTTATTAGCAACTGTAAGTATAATAACGTTTCAAATATTAATTGGAAATATATATGGTCAAGTTACCGAATTAGAGAAAAAATATTCATTTTTATATTTAATAGCTTTTTTAACTTTTACTACAATATACTTTGCATTCATGACAAAAACAATGATGAAAAGATTATCTGAAATTAACAAGAGTGTGAAGCAAATAAGTAGTGGTAATTTTGAAATACATATACCTATTTCAAAAAATGACGAGATTGGTGAATTAGCAGCGAATGTTAATAGAATGGCTAAAAGTTTAAAAGAGTCTATCGAAAATGAAAAAAAATCGCAGGAAATGAAAACTGAAATGATTAGTAATATTTCTCATGACTTACGAACACCTGTAACATCTCTAATCGGTTACGCGGACCTGTTAGGAAATCAGCTTCATTCAAATAGAGAAGAATGTGAACAGTATGTAAGTATATTAAAGCGAAAAAGTTATGAATTAAAAAATCAAGTAGATGATTTATTAGAGTATTGTCAAATAAATTATAGGGAGATTGAATTACATAAAAGTGTAGTAAATATGAAAGCGTTCATTGAACAAATCATGATTGATTTTGTACCACAACTAGATGATGCCGATATGAGCTTTTGTATTAATGGTGATAAGGAGTTACATGTGGAAATGGATGTAGCGCTTATGGTGAGACTATTCGAAAATGTAATTAGTAATAGTATTATGTACGGGAAAGACGGAAAGGAGATTTTTATTCAAGTTTCTAAAAGAGGTATGAATGTTGAAATAGAAATTAAAAATTTTGGACAATGCATTTCAAATGAGAGCCTTCCTTACGTTTTTAAGAAGTTTTATCGTGGTGAAAAATCACGTAGCTCTCATACGGGTGGAAAAGGAATGGGACTTGCAATTGCGAGAAGTATAGCAGAGCTTCATAAAGGGGATATCACTGTGTGCAGTAACGAGAAAGAAACTGTTTTCACCACCGTTTTACCGCATTATCAGGAATTGTAA
- a CDS encoding M23 family metallopeptidase, with translation MWKKYVLVILVAFLIISWSVVYLAHGVISVIVWWGLQAFSLVSIFILIGSVLLFLWKGIFRNRIDRTILFIVLFSIIGAWPLGWFANIGGLAYPADVQSMSPKAVVRFPLNERTLVGWGGDRLETNYHVIKPNERWAYDILIPPAEVKSSNLGDYGIYGAKVMAPASGTVVSINNDEIDVVPGEDDFQSMAGNHIYLRLDESGTFLILAHLKKGSIKVREGQHVNEGEVLAQVGNSGSSSEPHLHIHHQRQDPSKVSMFCSEGLPLYFRTEKGAIMPERGTYISGNEKRYSSFIGIPFSIILQMFDTVRKYLK, from the coding sequence ATGTGGAAGAAATATGTATTAGTAATTTTAGTTGCGTTTTTAATTATAAGTTGGAGTGTAGTTTATTTAGCACATGGTGTTATATCAGTCATTGTTTGGTGGGGTTTACAAGCCTTTAGCTTAGTATCAATCTTTATTTTGATAGGATCAGTATTACTATTTTTGTGGAAAGGAATTTTCAGAAATCGAATAGATAGAACAATACTCTTCATCGTTCTTTTCTCTATAATTGGAGCTTGGCCTTTAGGATGGTTTGCTAATATAGGGGGACTTGCTTACCCAGCAGATGTACAATCTATGAGTCCTAAAGCAGTCGTTCGCTTTCCTTTGAATGAACGAACATTAGTGGGCTGGGGCGGTGATCGATTAGAAACGAACTATCATGTTATAAAACCAAATGAACGATGGGCATATGATATTCTTATTCCGCCTGCTGAAGTGAAAAGTAGTAATTTAGGGGATTATGGAATATATGGAGCGAAAGTAATGGCACCAGCTTCTGGAACAGTTGTATCTATCAATAATGATGAAATAGATGTAGTTCCAGGAGAGGATGATTTTCAGTCAATGGCGGGGAATCATATTTATTTACGACTAGATGAATCAGGGACATTTTTGATTCTTGCCCATTTAAAAAAAGGATCAATTAAAGTGAGGGAAGGACAACATGTAAATGAAGGAGAGGTTCTTGCCCAAGTCGGTAACTCTGGAAGTTCAAGTGAGCCGCATTTACATATTCATCATCAAAGGCAGGATCCATCCAAGGTGAGCATGTTTTGTTCGGAAGGATTACCACTTTACTTTCGAACTGAGAAAGGTGCGATAATGCCAGAAAGAGGTACATACATAAGTGGTAATGAAAAAAGGTATTCCAGTTTTATTGGAATACCTTTTTCTATTATCCTACAAATGTTTGATACAGTAAGAAAATATTTAAAATGA